A part of Aegilops tauschii subsp. strangulata cultivar AL8/78 chromosome 2, Aet v6.0, whole genome shotgun sequence genomic DNA contains:
- the LOC109754315 gene encoding transcription factor MYB93: MGRAPCCDKNNVKKGPWSPEEDAKLKEFMDKHGTGGNWIALPQKAGLRRCGKSCRLRWLNYLRPNIKHGEFTEHEDRVICSMYASIGSRWSIIASQLPGRTDNDIKNYWNTKLKKKLLGSTTMAGVGPPPRAPRQNHHQHRPVLLPYSSSPHSNYSNFFPGAGALLQQSAEPLTLQAQDHYMLGSSGSLNHMNNNNNGASAVQLQLLHATAAHRQLQVKEECGSGGAMIAFGCGDQQSCSSSDGTQYAGGQYVHGGRHHGKEMSFDNNNGYSAYGVYGSGAGAVEQEHKLSFQLQHQQEQQQAQLDYSYEEIKQLLMTAAASGADGGGGLIHDPELIGAHAATGKLTMM; the protein is encoded by the exons ATGGGGAGGGCGCCGTGCTGCGACAAGAACAACGTGAAGAAGGGGCcgtggtcgccggaggaggacgccaagctcaaggagttcatggaCAAGCACGGCACCGGCGGCAACTGGATTGCTCTCCCGCAGAAAGCAG GGTTGAGAAGATGTGGCAAAAGCTGTAGGCTTAGATGGCTAAACTACCTGAGGCCTAACATTAAGCATGGGGAGTTCACTGAGCATGAAGATAGGGTCATCTGCAGCATGTATGCAAGCATTGGAAGCAG GTGGTCGATCATCGCGTCGCAGCTCCCTGGCCGGACGGACAACGACATCAAGAACTACTGGAACACCAAGCTGAAGAAGaagctcctgggctccaccaCCATGGCGGGCGTCGGCCCTCCGCCGCGCGCGCCACGGCAGAACCACCACCAACACCGGCCGGTCCTGCTGCCCTACTCATCGTCGCCCCACTCCAACTACAGCaacttcttccccggcgccggcGCCCTCCTCCAGCAGTCCGCGGAACCCCTAACCCTACAAGCCCAAGACCACTATATGCTCGGCAGCTCAGGCTCCTTGAACCACatgaacaacaacaacaatggAGCCTCCGCGGTTCAGCTACAGCTGCTGCACGCAACGGCGGCTCACCGGCAGCTGCAGGTGAAGGAGGAGTGCGGCAGCGGGGGCGCCATGATCGCGTTCGGCTGCGGCGACCAGCAGAGCTGCAGCTCGTCGGACGGGACCCAATACGCCGGCGGCCAGTACGTGCACGGCGGCCGCCACCACGGGAAGGAGATGAGCTTCGACAACAACAACGGGTACAGCGCCTACGGGGTGTACGGCAGCGGCGCTGGCGCCGTGGAGCAGGAGCACAAGCTGTCGTTTCAGCTGCAGCACCAGCAGGAGCAGCAGCAGGCGCAGCTGGACTACAGCTACGAGGAGATCAAGCAGCTGCTCATGACGGCCGCCGCGAGCGgcgccgacggcggcggcggcctgatCCACGACCCGGAGCTGATCGGCGCGCACGCGGCCACCGGGAAGCTGACGATGATGTAA